One window of the Chryseobacterium camelliae genome contains the following:
- a CDS encoding enolase — protein sequence MENNQNNFYEEDIRELKEGLTPFPENIFVADQAWLNNYVLPLISVDLGILWPDLKGTVLHLLNPTEPYEGVMGENTADFHTEFCTENWMAFRLTEDNRYDFLGKEEYFLSAPKHQDDIDPDFTEHINTIRDNYQRTKARFKMKGQLLPWQEDNPQSFLDRLGGELWEGNWTFMAPVPPAFEMNVDDSGEDLPNDGISMTYQGKEFRYVGEVSGYNYCGKGADAILLFYEPESRMVLFTYDWT from the coding sequence ATGGAAAACAATCAGAACAACTTTTACGAAGAAGACATCAGGGAATTAAAGGAGGGATTAACGCCTTTTCCTGAAAATATATTTGTAGCAGACCAAGCCTGGCTAAACAATTATGTATTGCCTTTAATATCGGTTGATTTGGGCATACTATGGCCGGATTTAAAAGGAACCGTCCTACACCTGCTCAACCCTACTGAACCTTACGAGGGAGTGATGGGTGAGAACACCGCAGATTTCCATACGGAATTCTGTACGGAAAACTGGATGGCCTTCCGTCTTACGGAGGATAACAGGTATGATTTCTTAGGGAAGGAAGAATATTTCCTGTCTGCTCCGAAACATCAGGATGACATTGATCCTGACTTTACAGAACACATCAATACGATCCGGGACAATTACCAGAGGACAAAGGCCAGATTTAAAATGAAGGGCCAGCTGTTACCGTGGCAGGAGGACAATCCGCAAAGCTTTCTAGACAGGTTAGGCGGAGAATTATGGGAAGGCAACTGGACATTCATGGCGCCTGTTCCGCCCGCCTTTGAAATGAATGTGGATGACTCTGGTGAAGACCTGCCCAATGATGGGATTTCAATGACCTATCAGGGTAAAGAATTCCGGTATGTGGGTGAAGTATCCGGATACAACTACTGCGGAAAAGGAGCCGATGCTATCCTGCTGTTCTATGAACCGGAAAGCCGTATGGTGTTATTTACCTACGACTGGACGTAA
- a CDS encoding cysteine hydrolase family protein: MDTALIIIDIQNDYFQNGKAELVHPEKASANAKLLLEQFRKKNLPVVHIQHIASRPDATFFISGTKGAEIHHDVQPTDQEKIIIKNYPNSFRDTHLLEYLNSKNITDLVICGMQTHMCVDATTRAAKDFGFNCTVIGDACATKDLAVNGATVQADDVQTAFLSALSYFYSTVMNAEEYFKQEMAV; the protein is encoded by the coding sequence ATGGACACCGCTTTAATCATCATTGATATCCAAAACGATTATTTTCAGAACGGGAAAGCAGAACTGGTACATCCTGAAAAAGCCAGCGCTAATGCTAAATTGCTGCTGGAACAGTTCAGAAAGAAAAATTTGCCTGTCGTCCATATTCAGCATATTGCCAGCCGGCCCGATGCAACATTCTTTATTTCCGGTACAAAAGGGGCAGAAATCCACCATGATGTACAGCCCACAGATCAGGAAAAAATTATCATCAAAAATTATCCGAACAGTTTCAGGGATACCCATCTTCTGGAATACCTGAACTCAAAAAACATCACCGATTTGGTTATCTGCGGCATGCAGACCCATATGTGTGTAGATGCAACAACAAGAGCGGCAAAAGATTTTGGATTTAACTGTACTGTTATCGGCGATGCCTGTGCAACAAAAGACCTTGCTGTAAACGGAGCTACCGTACAGGCAGATGATGTGCAGACCGCATTTTTATCGGCCCTGAGTTATTTTTATTCAACCGTAATGAATGCAGAGGAATATTTCAAACAAGAAATGGCTGTTTAA
- a CDS encoding DUF4180 domain-containing protein: MKIETYPINNLKIAEIVTNKVVLSTPEEGLDLLGNLYYQGFDGIMICEQNITPAFFDLKTTIAGEILQKFAQYRMPLIIIGDFSAFSSKSLQDFIYESNTGRQVNFLSSRSEAIQAFSRL; the protein is encoded by the coding sequence ATGAAAATCGAAACCTACCCTATCAATAACCTTAAGATTGCTGAAATTGTAACGAACAAGGTTGTTTTGAGTACTCCCGAAGAAGGATTGGACCTGTTAGGAAACCTTTATTATCAGGGCTTTGATGGCATAATGATCTGTGAACAGAATATCACCCCCGCTTTTTTTGATCTGAAGACTACCATAGCAGGAGAAATCCTTCAGAAATTCGCACAATACCGGATGCCGCTGATCATTATCGGTGATTTTTCTGCATTCAGCAGCAAGAGCTTACAGGACTTCATATACGAAAGCAATACAGGCAGGCAGGTTAACTTCCTTTCCTCCCGATCGGAAGCCATACAAGCCTTTTCGCGGCTATGA
- a CDS encoding GNAT family N-acetyltransferase → MKITDNSFIFKQLGKKDELPYELLLLADPSKKMIDQYIRKSDVFTALYQEETIGVVALFPLTKNTGEIKNVAVKTEFQRHGIGTFLIENAIQAAQSNGMKSVIIGTANSSIGQLLLYQKLGFEMTEVKKNFFLENYAETIFENGLQAKHMVVMERLLK, encoded by the coding sequence ATGAAAATAACAGATAACAGCTTTATATTTAAACAGCTGGGCAAGAAAGATGAATTGCCTTATGAACTGCTGCTTCTTGCAGACCCGTCAAAGAAGATGATTGATCAGTACATCCGGAAATCGGATGTGTTTACCGCCCTGTACCAGGAAGAAACCATAGGGGTTGTCGCATTGTTCCCGCTCACGAAAAATACGGGAGAAATTAAAAATGTTGCGGTAAAAACTGAATTTCAAAGACACGGAATCGGGACTTTCCTCATTGAAAATGCGATCCAGGCCGCCCAAAGCAACGGGATGAAGAGTGTGATCATCGGGACAGCCAATTCCAGCATCGGCCAGCTACTCCTCTACCAGAAATTAGGTTTTGAAATGACGGAGGTGAAAAAGAATTTCTTCCTGGAAAATTATGCCGAAACTATTTTCGAGAACGGCCTTCAGGCGAAGCATATGGTGGTGATGGAGAGGTTGCTGAAGTGA
- a CDS encoding transcriptional regulator, which yields MSPTTAVKESGDVRIFDDEWEKLAKALDVSVEDIKEERRTNAVQNNDNLTFNDGSYNQSGNYNYYCNIPEHVLANLNDYIALLKEQNEALKKESGKG from the coding sequence ATGTCTCCAACTACAGCCGTAAAAGAAAGCGGTGATGTACGGATCTTTGACGACGAATGGGAAAAACTGGCCAAGGCGCTGGATGTTTCCGTAGAAGATATCAAAGAGGAAAGACGTACCAACGCCGTTCAAAATAATGATAATCTTACTTTTAATGATGGTTCATATAACCAATCCGGTAATTACAATTACTACTGCAATATCCCGGAACATGTTTTAGCCAATCTAAATGATTACATCGCTTTGCTGAAAGAGCAGAATGAGGCTTTGAAGAAAGAATCCGGAAAAGGATAG
- a CDS encoding DUF6157 family protein, whose product MKKIHSTNYFDTFIEVAEDTQRDSGTKPPAKDRKTIAEMQYDYIAAHPYLYTSDDVLFRVFADRQNLTKAEQEEARKEFFSKGQPCFRVSPLTKMYGFGIHCNSEGKIALYGMETEDYQKFVADPKVKKVKAMKSGK is encoded by the coding sequence ATGAAAAAAATCCATTCAACAAATTATTTCGACACTTTTATTGAAGTGGCAGAAGATACCCAACGGGACAGCGGTACAAAGCCACCGGCAAAAGACAGGAAGACCATCGCCGAAATGCAGTACGATTATATTGCCGCACATCCTTACCTATATACCTCAGACGATGTTTTATTCCGCGTCTTTGCAGACAGGCAAAACCTGACCAAAGCAGAGCAGGAAGAAGCCAGGAAAGAGTTCTTTTCCAAAGGCCAGCCCTGCTTCAGGGTTTCCCCACTCACCAAAATGTATGGTTTCGGGATCCACTGCAACAGCGAAGGTAAAATTGCCCTGTACGGAATGGAAACGGAAGACTACCAGAAATTTGTGGCCGATCCAAAAGTTAAAAAGGTTAAGGCTATGAAATCTGGGAAATAA